In the genome of Fulvivirga maritima, one region contains:
- a CDS encoding adenylate kinase, translated as MLNIVLFGPPGAGKGTQSEKLISKYNLTHISTGDLFRKHLKEGTELGKLAQKYMDDGYLVPDEVVIDMVDDKIKNTEGVNGFIFDGFPRTVTQAKALDKLMEGKATPISGMIALEVPFEELRTRLLERGKVSGRADDQNEDKINNRIKVYQDEALPVSEYYKEQGKYSAIDGVGSIDEIFNKISEVVDSLSVEK; from the coding sequence ATGCTAAACATAGTATTATTTGGCCCTCCCGGAGCAGGAAAAGGCACTCAAAGCGAAAAGCTTATTAGCAAATACAACCTCACCCACATCTCTACAGGAGACCTTTTCAGAAAACACTTAAAAGAAGGTACAGAACTGGGTAAACTTGCTCAGAAATATATGGATGACGGATACCTGGTGCCCGATGAGGTAGTAATAGACATGGTAGATGATAAAATCAAAAACACTGAAGGTGTTAATGGCTTTATCTTTGACGGATTCCCACGTACCGTTACTCAGGCTAAAGCTCTAGACAAGCTTATGGAAGGCAAAGCCACTCCTATTTCAGGCATGATCGCTCTTGAAGTTCCTTTCGAAGAACTAAGAACGCGTTTACTGGAAAGAGGAAAAGTCTCTGGCCGTGCAGATGATCAAAACGAAGATAAAATCAACAATAGAATAAAGGTTTACCAAGACGAGGCGCTTCCTGTTTCTGAATACTATAAAGAACAAGGAAAATATAGCGCTATAGACGGGGTAGGCAGCATTGATGAGATCTTCAATAAGATCAGTGAAGTAGTAGATTCTTTAAGTGTAGAAAAATAA